From the Clostridiales bacterium FE2011 genome, one window contains:
- a CDS encoding HlyD family efflux transporter periplasmic adaptor subunit → MKKVFAILMALVLVLGGTALAETELSYEGKVVAGETIPVAAPFGGRMGEVPLHKGDPVQEGDTLATIKTTLNYAPVEGTVTGLYVAEGDNTEDINARYEASLYIEPTRKYTVDATSEKAFNTNDNYFIHLGERVYLKCTQDGTHEGTGMVTKLSETGYTIEVTGGEFYLDEKVYVYRDEKYSKEKRIGKGTVKRAAAVPVKGAGSVLRLHVKSGDFVERGELLFETVEGVLDGYYAPDNTVKSPVTGVIESVEKNPGDTAAKGDTLVKIAPTKSFQVEFDVPEEDLFLLEEGAPVEMELRWDSSSEKLYTGKIVSISRMNEDPKEGTDKKVYKAYASFEPDERIRLGMSMLIYLNEAAPAEETTTAEEPEA, encoded by the coding sequence ATGAAAAAGGTATTCGCGATATTGATGGCCCTGGTGCTGGTGCTGGGAGGAACCGCGCTGGCAGAGACAGAGCTTTCCTATGAAGGGAAAGTGGTTGCAGGAGAAACAATCCCGGTTGCCGCGCCTTTTGGCGGACGGATGGGTGAAGTGCCGCTGCACAAAGGCGACCCGGTTCAGGAAGGCGACACGCTGGCAACCATTAAGACAACCCTGAACTACGCACCGGTGGAAGGCACCGTGACCGGTCTGTATGTGGCGGAAGGCGACAACACCGAGGATATCAATGCCCGGTATGAAGCCTCCCTGTACATCGAGCCCACCCGCAAGTACACGGTGGACGCGACCAGTGAGAAGGCTTTCAACACCAACGACAACTACTTCATCCACCTGGGCGAGCGGGTTTACCTGAAGTGCACCCAGGACGGCACCCATGAAGGCACCGGCATGGTCACCAAGCTGTCCGAAACCGGATATACCATTGAGGTGACCGGCGGAGAGTTCTACCTGGACGAGAAAGTCTACGTCTACCGGGATGAGAAGTACAGCAAGGAAAAGCGCATCGGCAAGGGCACGGTGAAACGCGCCGCGGCCGTACCGGTGAAGGGCGCCGGCAGCGTGCTGAGACTGCACGTGAAGAGCGGCGACTTCGTGGAGCGCGGCGAGCTGCTGTTTGAAACCGTGGAAGGCGTGCTGGACGGCTACTACGCGCCGGACAACACGGTCAAGAGCCCCGTGACGGGCGTCATCGAATCCGTGGAAAAGAACCCGGGCGATACCGCCGCCAAGGGCGACACCCTGGTGAAGATCGCTCCCACCAAGAGTTTCCAGGTCGAGTTTGACGTGCCTGAAGAGGACCTGTTCCTCCTGGAAGAGGGCGCGCCGGTTGAAATGGAACTGCGCTGGGACAGCTCCTCGGAGAAACTGTATACGGGCAAAATTGTTTCCATTTCCAGAATGAATGAAGACCCGAAGGAAGGCACAGACAAGAAAGTCTACAAAGCCTATGCCTCTTTCGAACCGGATGAAAGGATCCGGCTTGGCATGAGCATGCTGATTTACCTCAATGAGGCAGCCCCGGCCGAAGAAACAACTACTGCGGAGGAACCTGAAGCATGA